A DNA window from Mucilaginibacter xinganensis contains the following coding sequences:
- a CDS encoding response regulator produces the protein MAMPIKVLIVEDNTNLRQALKSLIALSDDFICVGDDDHCKPEIFFSDNEVPDVILMDIDLPGENGISYTRRIKEKYPFINILMLTVIEQEDKIMEAIYAGATGYLIKSAIPENILENIRILYKGGSPLTPSIARIIFQNVQNQQPNKKEKVHLNTRETEVLAGLVKGLTYKMIAAKHFISVDTVRSYIRCVYEKLEVHSRSEAIVKALNDKLI, from the coding sequence ATGGCTATGCCAATAAAGGTGCTGATAGTTGAAGATAATACAAACCTGCGTCAGGCGCTTAAAAGCCTGATAGCCTTGTCTGACGATTTTATTTGTGTAGGCGATGACGACCACTGCAAACCCGAAATTTTTTTCAGCGATAATGAGGTACCTGACGTGATACTGATGGATATAGACCTACCGGGCGAAAACGGCATATCATATACACGCCGCATAAAAGAAAAATATCCTTTCATAAATATTTTAATGCTCACAGTTATTGAGCAGGAAGACAAAATAATGGAGGCTATTTATGCAGGCGCAACCGGCTATTTGATAAAAAGCGCCATACCCGAGAATATACTGGAGAACATCAGAATACTATATAAAGGCGGCTCGCCGCTTACACCATCTATTGCCCGCATTATATTCCAAAACGTACAAAACCAGCAGCCAAATAAAAAAGAAAAAGTACACTTAAATACACGTGAAACCGAGGTGCTTGCCGGCCTGGTAAAAGGACTAACTTATAAAATGATAGCTGCAAAACATTTCATTTCAGTTGACACGGTACGCTCCTACATCCGTTGCGTTTATGAAAAATTAGAGGTGCATTCCCG